ATCCCTCACATCTCCTTCACTTGGATTTCCAATGGCGATTTCTGTTTGGATCTGTGTCTGAAGCTGCTTAAATAGTCTTGCAGCGTTTCATTGTTCCTCAATAAGTTGTGAGGGTTGGATTTTGTTGGTAGCAAGTAGCATCCCCGTGgctgcagaaaaaaaaagtgctgATGATAGTTTAAGAGCCAAAACTGGTGCACCATCATAACTACCTGCAACACCAACCATGGTTGAAGCCGCGAGTGTTAGCATGTTGATGGAGTTTAGTAGGAGCATTTCTCACCCCTGCCCATCTTCCAACAGAATTGTTTAGAGACAGCAGTCATACTATTGTCTTGATTAAGTGCCTTTAGGTCAGCCCACCAGGTTGAGAAATGCTGTTTGTGAGGCCCCTGATCCAATCGTCTCCACCCCTTATATTTAGAGATCAAAATCGTATTCCACAGCTGGTGTGGTTGGTGAAACATGAATCATTTCCACTTGATTAGTagagaattatttaaaattctcaaATCTTTGACCCCCAAGCCTCGTACATCTCTATAAGCACAACATTGTGTCCAAGATACCCATGCAATCTTCTTCTCTTCTAGTTTACCTCCCCACAAAAATTGTATTTGAATGGAAGATAACTTATTAATGACTGTTTTAGGGGCCTTgaaaaaagataagtaaaaCAAAGGTAGTGCTGTTAAGACAGCCTTAATAAGAGTGAGTCTGCCAGCCATGGATATGTTTCTCTTATTCCACCTATTAAGCCTATCTTCAAATTTCCTAATTACAGGATCCCACACCACCCTTCTTTTGGGATTGACAGCAATCGGAATTCCTAAATAACAGAAAGGAAATTGAAGCAAAGCACAGTTAAGATAGTTTGCAGCATGAAGACACCACTCAGATTGACTAACAACTCCAAATTTGCTCTTAGCAAAATTAATTCTCAATCCAGAAACCAGCTCAAAACTCCTGAGAATAACCTTCACAGTTTTGACATTTGCCATAGATGCTTCTccgaaaaatatcattttttctaACGGccaaagataatattatatatatgataaacatagtaccagaggtactacagTAAGGTACAAGGGATAACATCCCCTAAAACACAAGAATGTAACCAACAAGCCACCAAAGAACAACATTGCCCAGCCCTACAAATCACACACTAGATAAAAGACAAAGACATATTTGAGGACCATTGGTGAAAAGGAACAGTGAAATCCTTTTCCCATCCCCTCAACCAAGACCAAGGGAGAAAGATTGCTTTGTCAACCAATTTAGAGATGTCAAAAGgttgattattaaaaatcatgtcaTTTCTAAGATTCCATATGGATCTTATAGCTGCTATCCACCATATCTTCCTCCTTCTGTTAGAATTCCTCGATCCAGCCAATGAGCAGTGCTGAAGAAAGTTGTCCATAGGCTTACTGTGCAGAACTCTATCTTCCTTCACCCATGAGTTGAATTCCCACCACAAAGGCATAACTTTATGACAAGTGAGAAATAGATGGGAAGCAGATTCGACTTGGCTTTGGCAAAAGGGGAAAAGGTCATTTTGAAGGAGAATCTGCCTCCTGATTAGGTTTTCCTTAGAAGGAATCCTATCCCAGAGTAATCTCCAAGCAAAGGATAAAGCTGTAAGGGGGATTTTGATTTCCCATAGCTGTCTTAAGCCACTATTTGGCTGATAGAATAGTTGATAAGATCTGATACAATTATAAGCAGAATTTGTAGAGAAGATCCCCGTTGGTTCAGCTCCCCACACCCAAGAATCCATCAAGGCTGCATTAGTACTTATTGCTGCAGTCTGGTCAATAAAAGCTAAAGCTCCCCCCAATTCATTATCAAAAAGATTTCTTCTCCAGGAGAATTTCCACTCCCAGCCAGTTTCTCCAAAAATCCCCATGCTTGCCACTGTTTGTAGTTTTTGAGATGATATTTGATATAATTCTGGGTATTTTTCTCTAAGAATAGTTCCATCTCCCACCCATGAGTcttcccaaaataaaatttgatcacCACTGCCCAGTTTCCAGAGAAATTGCTTATTGACAGCAACATACTACTGTGTTGAATAATTGATCTTAAATCAGACCACCAAGAGGAGAAATTCTGCTTAGGAGGACCCTCTTCCAAGCCTCTCCAACCCCTGTACTTTGAAGTGAGGATTCTGCTCCATAGATGATCTGGTTGCTGGACGAATTAcagcagatcagggaccagctagaggagtccatcacagagaaagtgacgaggcaagtcatggcatccttcagccaacTTCAGttgcagatgcaatctcagggacttgcagtgcctcctgagcctctggttggtccctccggtcctcgagtgagcacaaaggggagttgtgttgatccctcaggaaatgatcctgagacgggtgactctaacaggtgcggcttgtacatagaagcagatcctgcccgcctggttgctgtggcgtccccaaaataatgactggtttaatagtaatgatttaattaacaaaaaccatggtattttttttttcttctttttctttttcatttctttctcttttcactaaAACAAGTTttcgaaggaaaatcctcactacagagtcctgaatggccagttcacaactctgttcggagtcatttctttctcactgctcataatctctaaactattttgctttttcaaaagaaagaacgtaccagccattactttaggtcgtcacgtgaaaataaaagaataaaatacggtcgataaactcttttacaaataaagttactaacgctttcttttcaaagaacaagatcgatcataaatgcattcatcatttaaagctgtcaaaaatatgggagttttacaaaatatatagtgtcatccagagcaaaggtgtccatagtggtggcttcagccacatgtatacaatcatcaaatgcctatacatcaggtctacccatacaaaaacaaaagagtaaacctaacagttagtcctagatacacccaccctcaaaatatacaaaacaatccaaaaagttgtccactaggatgaagagcccccgctgatcgccatctccctcgggccgctatcctccgtagagtctgcctcagatgccgacatgacttcctcgggagaatccacctcgagaagtggatcctcatcaccctctagaaagtcaagggcatccacagcaggctcaggaggtagctcctccaggtcctcctcagggtcttcctcggatgacgttacctcgatcacttgaacgggctccactagacgatatggtgtaggcgtgggtagtatccactccacagtgcgctgaagcgtccgtgcaggttcatctggatgcaccaaagaagtagccgtgaatcgaatggtgccccgaaatcggcacctcgtgttgccttcgagggtctcccaagctccccctaggcactccatctctactcgatcacggattagctgcgccgccatcacgatctacaagaaagaagagaaaggggtagactctttcacaagaatctaactgtgCTGCACACGGTGCGTCTCATAAACACTACATgcaataaaaagggtattttaaggctttccatctctggtaatcgattacacaaccttggtaatcgattaccagaggctaaacttgaattacacagcctcaggacatgaaatatgcaataatacactgtgtaatcgattacacatgcctggtaatcgattaccagtgacccattcctctgtgtaatcgattacacaggctggtaatcgattaccagaggctccctaagtttcctgacttcgttttcaagcctggtaatcgattacaccccttggtaatcgattaccagagaccatcttagcctcctgtcctcaattttaagccttgtaatcgattacccacccttggtaatcgattaccagaggccacaatccacatattacacaaaattcacagctggccagccaccacaagcctccttgctttgtggtctttgttttccttttatatgttgactgccaggagctcgcctgcttaggtacatcacaggttctcactgaccgactatgcccgggttgggtcgggattggtcaagcttggttttgggcaatagcaccccacctgacgtccccaaggtctcctgacccccgcgacatatctccaggtaccactctgtggtcaacaataaaagcaggaagtttcacccttcaacccttcctcatctcaagcttgtaggattatggggtacccatcacatgtggtactaggtggcggtcgggcgatggtgcacaacaagttttccacatccacaatgcgcgcataaacccaccatcccctgttgcccacctccaactgagctcacgtactcccacgtagcccatatcctcgtttctctcaacaccgggtccccatcaatcctcccaagcttccacaacatccaagcaaaacaacattcaaacaacacaagctatcacagccaagcaaaacagagcagaggcagaaaactctgctcaacacatcaaccaaaatcacagcttttctcacgtaaagaccacagtaacaattccttcgatccaattcgttaaccgttggatcgactccaaaattttactggaagtctatagtgcataagcttacattttgaccgttgggatctactagcaaacatccagaactcattctgcactagactttccacagccaaccacacacaagcattttctctgcacttgtgcaaaattctgctgcacaatttcacagcaaaaattctgcataagtgcagatttcgaaaattacacttcctctcatccaatcttgcccaaatcaattcctacaagtcccaaatcatgtatcaatcatgccTAAACCAAATTCAAGCTTTaaagcacagcaacacagaatctaggtgtccaacacccctccattcaatggcttttctaggtttgaaaggtgaaatttagaatgaggtaaatttgaagcaaactctcacctcacaccagtccataacatccatttagacttgttcaaactggatttacacctaaaatctcaccgaatcaaaatttgactcttcaacacccaaatttgccctagaaatggctctttgttcactttggtcatttatttttctctctagcacagtccaagctttctcataagtcctaaatgacatttcaaactaggattaactcactttaacctccatttaccacagaattcagacttaaccttccaactctcaaagcctcactctttttccactcataacatcacattctcactttccaaccctaggttaactctacatttcatctctaacagttttccatgagCAGTTTTTCAGCAtacaacatcacaaacatcatcacaaaaccctaaaacagaatgggtatgtttaactcatccaaacatggcaatttcaacaagctttcaacaaatgccttcacaaataatcatcacacagcagaaaactaacaaaaccacccatcatatctcccaaaaccccatacccacgaaatttaagacagaaagaagtccacccaaacctgaattttcgaagtcccactcgtagccacgcacttcacgactccgaaaatgctctcctttcgcgatttggagcagaaatgatggccaaaggttgaagctttgcttggagcttcaatggagaatggaggagaaggaaaaagcaacgtgaggaagagggagagagagagctgtTCTGAAAttgggctgagtgaagagagagagagagttgctttttttttgggttttaataaaagggttttctcttttctattattttattcaagctctgccacatgtccctatttgattggagcaaaaagggcccactttctctttttgactgtgacccatactcagtcacaaaagtgagaaaaatctgacctttgaaacgctaaaaatcctgcctcggtttgcgtgccatttctctgattccagtttctcgcgtttctctgcgtccgtcggggccagttttcgaaagcaagcaatatgtatatcaaaacgctcagaataaaaccccgagcgtggttcagaggttggtttcgttaaattctaagtcgcacgcaaaacgatgatttttaactaattaattatgaattaacccataacctcccagttacggatttctctcccttaattagcttaacccgcatatcttgccccccgctattcctacttctaccaagaacatataggcatatacactgaataatacttatatataatcattcaaaatacatcgtttccaaaaattccgggtagaaatttccaggatgttacagttgccatggggagagtttatgagggatccactgttgttcataacactcctttgttgcctggccaagtaaaggtgagtgtggaggaggttacagatgcagatgctccagttcctgtacctactgatgaggtttccttagtggggcagacacttcacaccttccatgcttggccaacacatctagtcaagtctttatcacaacatgtacttattgtccttactatatgtttcttctttttaaattaattcattaagtgtgcctcaaattaggctatttaactttgtttcatgaacaggtagccgtgtctccggcaaaaccacctccgaagcccgatccggaggtcgatgatccactttatctgatgacattgaccatcccagagcttttcttgaggccttatcaggttagatgggatgccaccgtgttcggggtctttaatccagatttccccctctacataaagcacgaagacctctccgaaatcgcacacggtggtcaatgtctcagcatatcagtgttacagttgtggattttgtaagtctttatataaagGCTTTTAATTACgtaagttatggctttcaattcataaatatttaactttgacttaacataaacaggcatgtcactgaaacatgtatgcgagtggggaattctgatatctatggattcctcgagctgcagtccattcagaggtctgggcaattgCAGCTTGAGTctaaaagttacataaagagttggatgtaGAGTTCACAACacgatgtctatcttggagcctacctaaatgggtaagtaacaaaataactaaatttaattaatgtttactaatgtactaacccattttaggttccactgtagctaacactggcagatggtggtcatcctgcccaaggaacacctagttttctggttttgttcattgcataacaggccagacaactaccttaaggggattattaataggttagtgttcttttcaatacatttgcattgtaatacctcaacgtacaacaccagcttttaattgttactcatatggaacagtgctatcaagggtcttgatgatgctccacagcctaaatcaaaggcttttgctaggtggattgtcatcaaggtacgtcatttacataaaacttccacttatatatatttctttatgtgtctgtacactagttgtttaattaatatccaaatttcattatgtatttagtgtaatagacaaaaaggaagtactgagtgcggctactatgtgatgtactggatgtccaccatcattttaggaacttttaggaataattgggaagcggtaagtttatttcaaacaaaatcgatatatttataatttgtattacattattaacttattatgatttatttcatcatgtagtattttaacgatcctagaccattggagccagagagattaaaagcattgcggatctagtgggcacagttttatctcagagttagagatcaggcctaggatttagggacattatctttagctttagtttactttggtttaacattttttacattttctatgtaacatgaacattgaattcatttgatgattgttctttatgataaatcaattatttgatgtttattatcattaaaactgcttgaaaacagaataaaatgtttatttcctgtgaattgggcctgaaattgcatttgactgatacaattttgggtttactgtaaaaacagaaagtatatatataaaaaatacttgaaaacaacatcggttattaacgaaaaccgatgttaatatcataaacaacatcagttatttacaaaaactgaTGTCGatatgaaccttaacatcggttgtaatagaaaaccgatgttaacgtatgtatattaacatcagttatttgtgtataaccaatgtcagcgtttgtattttaacatcagttatctgtagataaccgatgtcaactcttGTACATTAGCATCGGttagttataaataaccgatgtgaacatttgaatattaacatcggttatgtacacATAACCGATgctatacacaaagaactacaccaaataagtgtatgcaaaatcaatgttgacatcggttttctagcaaaaccgatgttaatggaatatattaacatcggttttcgtaggaaaccgatgttaatgtattacattaacatcggttttacaaaaaaaccgatgttaatataacatattaacatcggttttactggaaaaccgatgtcaacgttcatcatgcgtacagtttttttgctgttgttcattgtgtttaacatcgggtatttagagaatcgatgttgtcatatacatgttaacatcggttattgatACATTCAACATTGGCAccttcaacatcggttttagaaccgatgtaaaatattctaaataaccgatgttgaaagtgtattttctaatagtgtttgATTCTTTAcagctaaaaaagaaaaaacatacattacatatatacttactttttttttgtttgcattGATGAATTAAAACAAAGTACACTATTGATATTTGATAGTGGTGAATATCTCAGTCTATTATTGTCcacttatttttctctcttatccTCTTTAACACCCATTTAAGGATGGAAAAGATAGCTGCCAAAAGCAGAAGTAGTCAAGCTAAGGTAATTGGAAGCATAATATCAATAGTAGGAGCATTTGTATTGACTTTGTACAAAAGCCCTTCAATCATCAAAGCTCATTCCCATGATCTTTCCTTACCACTTCAACAACCATTTAGCTTTCTTAAATCTGGGGATGCAGATTGGGTCACTGCTGGCACATGCTTGGAAAGTAGGACTGAATATTTCATTAATCTCCATTGTTTGCACTGTAAGATACCTTTCTAAGTTAACTGCTGTTGCacgttgacaaaaaaaaatagtactacACTTTGCAagctaatatattttattgaagaCAAGGCAcatatttttccttctttttgttcttcttaGGGAATAATTCAGAAAGTCATGGGCTATACTTTCCACGTGGGCACTGCACTTAAAGGGGCCTGTGCATTCTCACCACTCCAAATTGTTTTTTCTGTTGCTGTGGGTGTCATATTCCTTGGTGACACTCTTCATGTCggaaggtatatatatatatatatatatatatatatatatatagatatatatataaaattcaatttctgcatttaaaatatattagagCATCTTTGGTGTAATAGTTGAATTTGAGATCTTCATTTCTTTTAATAGGGAcatatttggataatttttttcaaaataaataattttttcaataagttaaaattagttatgCATAGACTAATTTGTATAAGTTGTAAAAGATGATTGATaacttatgtataaattaattttaattaataaaaaattattttaatttatttatttatttctcctAAAAATACCTTTGAACAAATTTATCCAAGTTTCTTATCATtacataaaatttaagaatagtACAATATATTTTAGTAGAGTTCAACGCAAGTTCTTAACTATTAAAAACAATGTTGTCATTGTTTTTAAAACCttagataataaaatttaaagctTTTATAAGCTCGAAACATTTAGACATATGCAATATATTCAATTTTGTACATAAAAGGTTCATTGGAGTATAGTTGGTGTGGCAATAGTATCATTTGGCTTTTATAagctctaattattttttatttttaataaattttatcgaATAGAAAAATATGTGTTAGAAAGATTATATtccttatactttttttaattaatttttttatctcaaaagatatgacccaaaagagaaaaaagagagtgaGTAGACAAAGAAGAgagataattttcttaaaatcttcacctagttttttatataaaaaatacatgtttttctcttctcttttgaAATAAAACTACTTAATGacttatgaaattttaatatgatagAGTGGTGGAGGATTGGCTGAGTTTGCTGTTGctaagaaaaaacattttgatCAATGCTGCATTAGGTGGTGTAGGTCACTATTCACTCCAACGGGCAAAGCTGGGAAGATGAATGTGAGTAAGGCACTTTTCAAAAAGGCAATTAATTACTGGTGGACATAGCAGTGTCATTGGCCTTCATTACATTATgacatttcctttttttataagcaCATTATGAAATTGCtatcctatttttttgttttgttttatgctTGATAATatggttttcattttatttgattgttgTCATAATGAATGAAGGAATAGAGGGTATATCTAGGATACATTTTTTAGTACAACAATGATCACATAGATGTGCTagaacaaaggaaaaaaggtgAGAATATATATGCTTACCTGTCACAAACTGCAGATGTTCTCGGTAAGAAGTTGGGGGATTTTCAAT
The genomic region above belongs to Glycine max cultivar Williams 82 chromosome 14, Glycine_max_v4.0, whole genome shotgun sequence and contains:
- the LOC106795841 gene encoding uncharacterized protein, which codes for MGIFGETGWEWKFSWRRNLFDNELGGALAFIDQTAAISTNAALMDSWVWGAEPTGIFSTNSAYNCIRSYQLFYQPNSGLRQLWEIKIPLTALSFAWRLLWDRIPSKENLIRRQILLQNDLFPFCQSQVESASHLFLTCHKVMPLWWEFNSWVKEDRVLHSKPMDNFLQHCSLAGSRNSNRRRKIWWIAAIRSIWNLRNDMIFNNQPFDISKLVDKAIFLPWSWLRGWEKDFTVPFHQWSSNMSLSFI